From a region of the Penaeus vannamei isolate JL-2024 chromosome 2, ASM4276789v1, whole genome shotgun sequence genome:
- the LOC113819319 gene encoding uncharacterized protein: protein MYLLATIGLVTSVHDVRHFLAGKRAHIYACKHIHVHLTPLAAYAKSYLDADASIMNTLTIVLVAAFAVVASGMKDGHPNDQEFHHTLHEAKTMCMDIMMPSQDEMSNMKEKMKECLEKEGHTHLTSHPALASDKKPHLKHALCFREELKGISAESRRLVSLCALEDHGVLDGEEVNVTKVMELLRTKIDAAEDSVAKEVLSTALSNLSEEPLEADLLHFMELKKSLMNSCLMNVVASLTEEKLLAKCSNS, encoded by the exons ATGTATCTCTTGGCCACAATAGGACTGGTGACGTCAGTACATGACGTCAGGCACTTCCTCGCCGGCaaacgcgcgcatatatatgctTGCAAACACATCCACGTCCATCTCACACCTCTTGCTGCTTACGCCAAGTCGTATCTCGACGCAG ACGCTTCCATCATGAATACGTTGACGATCGTGTTGGTGGCGGCATTCGCTGTAGTCGCGAGCGGAATGAAAGACGGCCATCCCAATGACCAGGAGTTCCACCACACTCTTCATGAAG cTAAAACGATGTGCATGGATATTATGATGCCATCCCAAGACGAAATGAgtaacatgaaagaaaaaatgaaagagtgcCTCGAAAAAGAAGGTCACACCCATTTGa CTTCACACCCTGCCTTGGCTTCCGACAAGAAGCCCCACCTAAAGCACGCGCTGTGCTTCCGCGAAGAACTCAAGGGTATCTCGGCTGAAAGCCGAAGATTGGTGTCGCTGTGCGCCCTCGAAGACCATGGAGTCCTG GATGGCGAGGAGGTCAACGTAACTAAGGTCATGGAACTTCTGCGAACAAAGATTGATGCAGCAGAGGATTCAGTAGCAAAAGAGGTCTTATCTACAGCCCTTTCCAACTTGTCTGAGGAACCCCTAGAAGCTGAC CTATTACATTTCATGGAGCTCAAGAAGTCTCTTATGAACTCCTGCCTTATGAACGTGGTTGCAAGCCTAACCGAAGAGAAACTATTAGCGAAGTGTTCAAATTCATAA